Genomic segment of Iocasia fonsfrigidae:
TGAACCGACAATAATAAGAACAGCAGCACTGATAATAGTTGGCCGCAAGAGAGGCAGAGTAATTCTCCAGAATACTTGCAATGAATTAGCACCATCTATCTTGGCAGCTTCATATAACTGTTCTGGAATACCAGAAATTGCAGCCATAAAAATGATCATATAAAGAGGGATAAAACGCCATGAAACCGGGGCGACTACAGAATAAAAGGCAATATCAGGATTACCTAACCAGGAGAGAGCCCATTTATTAAGACCAATTAAATTCAAAAAATTATTTATTAACCCAAAATTAGGATCATACATATAGCGCCAGAGAAAAGCTACAGCTACTGAGGAAAGCAACATTGGTACAAAAAAAATGGTTTTAAATATTTTAGTTCCTCTTAATTTAGAACTAAGAAAAAGAGCTAATAGTATTGCCATTGGTATTTGTACTATTAAAGAAAGAAAAACAAGTTTAAAATTATTAGCTACTGAGACCCAGAAAATTTCATCATGTA
This window contains:
- a CDS encoding carbohydrate ABC transporter permease, translated to MKNLIHSKKFVVFIFLLPASFFCIIYLVAPIPLSAYYSFLEWDGMGKGFFIGWQNWTKLIHDEIFWVSVANNFKLVFLSLIVQIPMAILLALFLSSKLRGTKIFKTIFFVPMLLSSVAVAFLWRYMYDPNFGLINNFLNLIGLNKWALSWLGNPDIAFYSVVAPVSWRFIPLYMIIFMAAISGIPEQLYEAAKIDGANSLQVFWRITLPLLRPTIISAAVLIIVGSLKYFAMIFALTGGGPNHASELMATYMYTKAFTELRMGYGSTISLALFIIAFVVSIVFLYITNLRKGVND